A window of the Sphaerobacter thermophilus DSM 20745 genome harbors these coding sequences:
- a CDS encoding response regulator transcription factor, producing MIHVMLIDDHASTREPLAFMLEQEPDLTVVAQAGSLAEARQVLDAPDLCVDVAVVDLGLPDGSGEELIPELRESRPDAHSLVLTYFSDHERLARAVASGAAGILHKSVPVGDVVDAVRRLNAGEQLLTVAEVVEALRFVDQERRREREARQAFEPLTDREREVLQALADGLSDKEIAERLYISPATVRTHITAILGKLDANSRLQAVVVAARHNLVTLG from the coding sequence ATGATCCACGTCATGCTGATCGACGACCATGCCTCAACACGTGAGCCGCTGGCCTTCATGCTGGAGCAGGAGCCGGACCTGACCGTGGTGGCGCAGGCCGGCTCACTGGCCGAAGCCCGTCAGGTACTTGATGCCCCCGATCTGTGCGTGGACGTGGCGGTCGTGGATCTTGGCCTGCCCGACGGCTCAGGGGAGGAACTCATCCCCGAGCTACGCGAGTCCCGCCCCGACGCCCACTCGCTGGTCCTGACCTACTTCTCCGACCACGAGCGGCTGGCGAGAGCGGTCGCTTCCGGGGCGGCGGGAATCCTCCACAAGTCAGTCCCGGTCGGGGACGTGGTCGACGCCGTCCGGCGGCTCAACGCCGGAGAGCAACTGCTCACCGTCGCCGAAGTCGTCGAAGCGCTCCGATTCGTGGACCAGGAACGCCGCCGCGAGCGCGAAGCCCGGCAAGCGTTCGAGCCGCTGACCGACCGCGAGCGGGAAGTCCTCCAGGCGCTGGCCGATGGACTGAGCGACAAAGAGATCGCGGAGCGGCTCTACATCAGCCCTGCGACCGTGCGGACCCACATCACCGCGATCCTCGGCAAGCTCGACGCGAACTCGCGGCTGCAGGCGGTCGTCGTTGCGGCTCGCCACAACCTGGTGACGCTCGGCTAG
- the tyrS gene encoding tyrosine--tRNA ligase, producing the protein MATTEHQRGLDREAAVEHLLTHAVADVVVKEDLRRELLGTRPLRVKLGVDPTRPDIHLGHYVCFRKLREFQALGHQIVVIIGDWTARIGDPSGRSVQRQMLSEEEVRRNAQTYLDQFFKVVDVDRAEIRWQSTWYNDFTLADVIHLTSKYTVAQMLAREDFAKRFNEGSPIAITELLYPLLQAYDSVAVEADVEIGGTDQTFNLLVARDIQREMGQRPQNILTVPLLVGTDGVQKMSKSFDNYIAVNDPPEEMFGKIMSIPDSLLGDYYRLLTDVPESEITSMLDAAVRGEVNPRDLKERLGMIIVTDLHSAEDAEAAREAFDRVYRRRELPEDMPEVAVPREERILPLLITAGMARTNNEARRLVTQGGVRLGGERVIDPEATVMINAPTVLQVGKRRFVRLVPKG; encoded by the coding sequence GTGGCCACGACTGAGCATCAGCGCGGCCTGGACCGCGAGGCTGCGGTCGAGCACCTGCTCACCCACGCCGTCGCGGACGTCGTCGTCAAGGAGGATCTACGCCGGGAACTGCTCGGCACCCGGCCGTTGCGGGTCAAGCTCGGGGTCGACCCGACGCGTCCCGACATCCACCTCGGGCACTACGTCTGCTTCCGCAAGCTGCGCGAGTTCCAGGCGCTCGGCCACCAGATCGTCGTCATCATCGGCGACTGGACCGCCCGTATCGGCGACCCCTCCGGCCGCTCCGTGCAGCGCCAGATGCTCTCCGAGGAAGAGGTCCGCCGGAACGCCCAGACCTACCTCGACCAGTTCTTCAAGGTGGTCGACGTCGACCGGGCGGAGATCCGCTGGCAGAGCACCTGGTACAACGACTTCACCCTGGCCGACGTCATCCACCTCACCTCCAAGTACACCGTGGCACAGATGCTGGCCCGCGAGGACTTCGCTAAGCGGTTCAACGAAGGCAGCCCGATCGCCATCACCGAACTGCTCTACCCACTGCTCCAGGCCTACGACTCCGTGGCGGTTGAGGCCGATGTCGAGATCGGCGGAACGGACCAGACCTTCAACCTCCTGGTCGCCCGCGACATTCAACGCGAGATGGGACAGCGGCCCCAGAACATCCTCACCGTCCCGCTCCTGGTCGGCACCGACGGCGTGCAGAAGATGAGCAAGAGCTTCGACAACTACATCGCCGTCAACGACCCGCCCGAGGAGATGTTCGGCAAGATTATGTCGATCCCCGACTCGCTCCTGGGCGACTACTACCGCCTCCTCACCGACGTGCCCGAGTCGGAGATCACCAGCATGCTCGACGCCGCAGTGCGCGGCGAGGTCAATCCCCGCGACCTCAAGGAGCGCCTGGGCATGATCATCGTCACCGACCTGCACAGCGCCGAAGACGCCGAGGCCGCCCGCGAGGCGTTCGACCGAGTCTACCGCCGCCGCGAGCTACCCGAGGACATGCCCGAGGTCGCGGTGCCCCGGGAGGAACGCATCCTCCCCCTGCTCATCACGGCCGGCATGGCGCGCACCAACAACGAGGCACGCCGGCTCGTCACCCAGGGCGGCGTCCGCCTCGGCGGCGAGCGCGTGATCGACCCCGAGGCCACGGTGATGATCAACGCCCCGACCGTGCTGCAAGTCGGGAAGCGCCGCTTCGTCCGGCTGGTCCCCAAGGGCTAG
- a CDS encoding DUF6325 family protein yields MSYGPVDLVVVKFPGSAFDGGIVPALRELTDRGTIRVIDILLMQKDGDGNVTTAEVSELEGDEFALFDPLTDDVPGLLSTEDAEQLAGALQPNESAALMLFENTWATRLVDSLRSANSELVLYEHIPRVVMEQLYAAQPETP; encoded by the coding sequence ATGTCGTACGGGCCTGTGGACCTGGTCGTCGTCAAGTTCCCGGGGAGCGCATTCGACGGCGGAATCGTGCCCGCGCTGCGCGAGCTGACGGACCGCGGGACGATACGCGTCATCGACATCTTGCTGATGCAGAAGGATGGCGACGGCAACGTGACGACCGCGGAGGTCAGCGAGCTCGAAGGAGACGAGTTTGCCCTCTTCGATCCGCTTACTGACGATGTCCCCGGCCTGCTGTCGACCGAGGATGCCGAGCAGCTAGCCGGCGCGCTCCAGCCGAACGAGTCGGCCGCGTTGATGCTCTTTGAGAACACCTGGGCAACGCGGCTCGTGGACTCGCTTCGGAGCGCCAACAGTGAGTTAGTGCTGTACGAGCACATCCCGCGCGTGGTCATGGAGCAGCTCTACGCGGCACAACCCGAGACGCCGTGA
- a CDS encoding DHH family phosphoesterase, with translation MTQSDGFLNHDGPPRDAWQATWDALAGAPSLVVVTHANPDADGVASLLAVCRVLTARGKLVQAAVADGTLPDTLRFLPGAETLRAPEDLNLAPDDLLVLVDCADEPRLGPLYRAHPEWFDGSHRIVNIDHHVTNTRFGTVNLIDADAAATCEVLAVLFLEMGVSIDAALATCLLAGIEGDTLGLRTPSTTSRTLRVAAELLDRGADLDTIVDHLFRVKPFSTIRLWGNALSRAVWAGDIVWTEITPEMLAESGATEAEGEGIVNFLAGTRGALVGALFYEQADGWRVSLRSIREDVDVAEIARRYGGGGHSRAAGCRVPPGIEARERFLSDVAGYLAGISAAP, from the coding sequence ATGACTCAGAGTGACGGATTCCTCAACCACGACGGCCCGCCGCGTGACGCGTGGCAGGCGACCTGGGACGCGCTGGCCGGCGCGCCATCCCTGGTGGTGGTGACCCACGCCAACCCGGATGCCGACGGCGTTGCGTCCCTGCTTGCGGTGTGCCGGGTACTCACGGCTCGCGGCAAGCTGGTTCAGGCGGCCGTCGCCGATGGCACCCTCCCGGACACCCTGCGCTTCCTCCCGGGCGCGGAAACACTCCGCGCACCCGAAGACCTGAACCTCGCGCCCGACGATCTCCTCGTCCTTGTCGACTGCGCTGACGAGCCGCGGCTCGGTCCGCTGTATCGAGCCCACCCCGAGTGGTTCGACGGCTCGCACCGCATCGTCAACATCGACCACCACGTCACCAACACGCGCTTCGGCACGGTCAACCTGATCGACGCCGATGCGGCTGCCACGTGTGAAGTGCTCGCCGTCCTCTTCCTTGAGATGGGCGTGTCGATCGACGCCGCGCTGGCCACCTGCCTGCTCGCCGGCATTGAGGGGGACACCCTGGGCCTCCGCACCCCGAGCACGACCAGCCGCACCCTGCGCGTGGCCGCGGAGCTCCTCGACCGTGGGGCCGACCTCGACACGATCGTCGACCATCTCTTCCGGGTCAAACCCTTCTCCACGATCCGCCTCTGGGGCAACGCACTCAGCCGCGCCGTCTGGGCCGGCGATATCGTCTGGACCGAGATCACCCCGGAGATGCTCGCCGAGAGCGGCGCCACCGAGGCCGAGGGTGAGGGAATTGTGAACTTCCTCGCCGGGACCCGCGGGGCACTCGTCGGCGCGCTCTTCTACGAGCAGGCCGACGGCTGGCGGGTCAGTCTCCGGTCGATTCGAGAGGATGTCGACGTGGCCGAGATCGCCCGCCGCTACGGCGGAGGGGGGCACAGCCGGGCGGCCGGCTGCCGCGTGCCACCCGGCATCGAAGCACGCGAACGTTTCCTCAGCGACGTCGCCGGGTATCTCGCTGGTATCTCGGCGGCGCCGTAG
- a CDS encoding SHOCT domain-containing protein → MMGRGMAGRRGPGVVRTAARTAVIAGTATATSRAVSGRMDDRAMRRQQEQAADDAALDSQAQIDELHSQLEALQAQQVQAAATPPAAPATDLMTQIQQLAQLKEAGMLTDDEFQAAKAKLLAS, encoded by the coding sequence ATGATGGGACGGGGAATGGCCGGGCGGCGTGGGCCAGGAGTAGTGCGAACAGCGGCACGCACCGCAGTCATCGCCGGCACCGCGACCGCGACCTCTCGAGCCGTCAGCGGGCGGATGGACGACCGCGCGATGCGCCGTCAGCAAGAGCAGGCGGCGGATGACGCCGCGCTTGATTCACAGGCGCAGATCGACGAGCTCCACTCCCAGCTCGAGGCCTTGCAGGCCCAGCAGGTGCAGGCCGCGGCAACCCCGCCCGCAGCGCCTGCCACCGATCTCATGACCCAGATCCAGCAGCTCGCCCAACTCAAAGAAGCGGGCATGCTCACCGACGACGAATTCCAGGCCGCCAAGGCGAAACTGCTCGCAAGCTGA
- a CDS encoding bifunctional riboflavin kinase/FAD synthetase, translating into MPTQIVHGLSAIPSGPHVVTIGNFDGVHRGHQYLLKQVVDRATDGARSLALTFDPLPAEVLRPDRAPKRLTTTDDRLTFMAETGLDVIAVVPFTRDFAALEAREFVEQLVDAAHPVHFVVGADFRFGHDRTGSADLLRELGPEYGFAVTVVERIGGEEISSTRIRQLLAEGDVKAAAELLGRWHTLTGRVESGAGRGRNLGFPTANLAIPPALAIPADGIYAAHAALERGGDWLPALVYIGTRPTFSEVDRVVEVFLLDFTGDLYGSEVTVRFIERIRGDMTFESPEALTEQMHADEVAARRILAEFEPMSNPAGEHAPRPSGREAERGHD; encoded by the coding sequence ATGCCGACGCAGATTGTCCATGGGTTGAGCGCGATCCCATCCGGACCACACGTCGTCACCATCGGCAACTTCGACGGCGTCCACCGAGGACACCAGTACCTCCTGAAGCAGGTGGTGGACCGCGCTACCGACGGCGCTCGGTCGCTCGCCCTGACCTTCGACCCACTCCCCGCCGAGGTCCTGCGCCCCGACCGAGCACCGAAGCGGCTCACCACGACCGACGATCGGCTGACCTTCATGGCCGAGACCGGGCTCGACGTGATCGCCGTCGTGCCCTTCACCCGCGACTTTGCTGCACTGGAGGCCAGGGAGTTCGTCGAGCAGCTGGTGGACGCCGCGCACCCCGTCCACTTCGTCGTCGGCGCCGACTTTCGCTTCGGCCACGATCGCACCGGCTCGGCCGATCTCCTCCGAGAACTCGGTCCCGAGTACGGCTTCGCTGTCACCGTCGTTGAACGCATCGGCGGCGAGGAAATCAGCAGCACCCGCATTCGCCAGTTGCTCGCCGAGGGTGATGTCAAGGCCGCAGCCGAACTGCTCGGCCGGTGGCACACGTTGACAGGCCGGGTGGAATCCGGCGCCGGTCGCGGCCGGAACCTGGGATTCCCCACTGCCAACCTGGCGATCCCACCGGCGCTCGCCATCCCCGCCGACGGCATCTACGCGGCACACGCGGCACTCGAACGCGGCGGAGACTGGCTCCCGGCACTGGTTTATATCGGCACCCGCCCCACCTTCAGCGAGGTGGACCGAGTTGTGGAGGTGTTCCTCCTGGACTTTACCGGCGACCTCTACGGCAGCGAGGTGACGGTGCGCTTCATCGAGCGCATCCGCGGCGACATGACGTTCGAATCCCCGGAGGCGCTCACCGAGCAGATGCACGCCGACGAAGTGGCGGCGCGGCGCATCCTCGCCGAGTTTGAGCCCATGTCGAATCCTGCCGGGGAACACGCGCCCCGGCCGAGCGGAAGAGAGGCGGAGCGTGGCCACGACTGA
- a CDS encoding FAD-binding oxidoreductase, translating into MVRVHVVTRERLNSGAIATLRDRIFGDLILPDDPRYDTARRVVNVTVDRYPALIVRAADAYDVIQGIEFAREHDLPLAVRSGGHSASGLSTTDGGGVVDLSRMNAIDIDPERATAQVQPGATSADLAGHAQPYGLALSTGDSATVGLGGLTLGGGIGWFVRAHGLTIDNLRAVEVATADGRLLTASADEHADLFWALRGGGGNFGIATRFEFQLRPVGTVLGGVLILPASREVIEGYLAYAPQADEGLTTIADLMRVPPLPFVPEEQHGELAFVVMVCFVGPADEGQRALEPLRALATPIAEMVAPLPYPEMFAFTEAGTVPHGGSIRAGFADTLPPDAIDAILDAMENQTSPLGIVQLRGLGGALARVPADATAFAHRDRALFVAIVNVWMDPAEDAAMHRAWVTNLWDAVWPAASGTYVNFLDDDGEERIHDAYPDATFRRLADVKRRYDPDNLFRLNQNIPPMP; encoded by the coding sequence ATGGTACGAGTACATGTCGTAACTCGCGAGCGTCTGAATTCCGGGGCAATCGCCACCCTGCGGGATCGCATCTTTGGCGACCTGATCCTCCCGGATGACCCGCGCTACGATACCGCACGCCGGGTCGTGAATGTGACGGTAGATCGTTACCCCGCGCTGATCGTCCGCGCGGCCGACGCCTACGACGTGATCCAGGGGATCGAATTCGCCCGTGAGCACGACCTGCCGCTGGCGGTTCGGAGCGGCGGCCACAGCGCCTCCGGTCTGAGCACGACTGACGGCGGCGGCGTCGTGGATCTCTCCCGGATGAACGCGATCGACATCGACCCGGAGCGCGCGACGGCCCAGGTGCAGCCCGGCGCGACGTCCGCTGACCTGGCAGGGCACGCGCAGCCCTACGGGCTGGCACTCTCGACCGGCGATTCGGCGACGGTGGGCCTGGGAGGGCTCACGCTCGGTGGTGGCATCGGATGGTTCGTCCGCGCGCACGGTCTCACCATCGACAATCTGCGTGCCGTCGAGGTCGCGACCGCGGATGGCCGCCTCCTGACCGCCTCGGCCGACGAGCACGCCGATCTGTTCTGGGCGTTACGCGGTGGCGGCGGGAACTTCGGCATCGCCACCCGGTTCGAGTTCCAGCTCCGACCGGTGGGCACGGTGCTGGGCGGCGTGCTGATCCTGCCGGCGAGCCGCGAGGTGATCGAAGGCTACCTTGCCTACGCGCCTCAGGCCGACGAGGGGCTGACGACCATCGCCGACCTGATGCGGGTTCCTCCCCTACCGTTCGTCCCGGAAGAGCAGCACGGGGAGCTGGCGTTCGTGGTGATGGTCTGCTTCGTCGGACCAGCCGACGAGGGGCAGCGGGCGCTTGAGCCGCTCCGTGCGCTCGCCACGCCGATCGCGGAGATGGTCGCGCCGCTGCCCTATCCGGAGATGTTCGCCTTCACCGAGGCGGGTACGGTGCCGCATGGGGGCAGCATTCGCGCGGGGTTCGCCGATACGCTTCCTCCGGACGCGATCGACGCCATACTCGACGCGATGGAGAATCAGACGTCTCCGCTCGGTATTGTGCAGCTACGCGGGCTTGGCGGGGCGCTGGCGCGGGTGCCAGCGGACGCTACAGCGTTCGCGCACCGCGACCGCGCGCTCTTCGTCGCCATCGTCAACGTGTGGATGGATCCGGCGGAGGACGCCGCGATGCACCGCGCCTGGGTCACCAACCTGTGGGACGCAGTCTGGCCCGCGGCGTCCGGCACCTACGTGAACTTCCTCGACGATGACGGTGAGGAGCGCATCCATGATGCGTACCCGGACGCAACCTTCCGACGCCTGGCCGACGTCAAGCGCCGGTACGATCCGGACAACCTTTTCCGTCTGAACCAGAACATCCCACCCATGCCCTGA
- the rbfA gene encoding 30S ribosome-binding factor RbfA, with translation MTSRRQVQLADFLRDEISEILQREMKDPRLGLASITRVELSPDLRYAKVYVSVLGSEEDREATMAALTGAAGFVRHLLKPRMRVRHVPEIRFRLDRSMEHAEVIQRTLRELNLPPSTEADADPVPEGDARIDDSE, from the coding sequence ATGACCAGCCGACGGCAGGTTCAGCTCGCTGACTTCCTCCGAGACGAGATCAGCGAGATTTTGCAGCGGGAGATGAAGGATCCCCGACTCGGGTTGGCCAGCATCACCCGAGTTGAGCTGAGCCCCGATCTGCGCTACGCCAAGGTCTACGTCTCCGTGCTCGGCTCCGAGGAGGACCGCGAGGCCACTATGGCAGCCCTGACCGGCGCTGCCGGGTTCGTCCGGCACCTCCTCAAGCCGCGCATGCGCGTGCGGCACGTACCTGAGATCCGTTTCCGCCTCGACCGCTCGATGGAACACGCCGAGGTGATCCAGCGAACGCTCCGGGAGCTCAACTTGCCGCCCAGCACGGAGGCCGACGCGGACCCGGTTCCGGAAGGGGATGCGCGCATCGATGACTCAGAGTGA
- a CDS encoding alpha/beta fold hydrolase yields MAASSEKRLGITTRWRWLGLSLIVLLAAVAGLGALLATAVVIAAPVVFLSAGLLVFLGVASGGIWLATRRLPRDRRERTRRIAFAVGTLAGISVFCLTMLVPLQDPRLPPAPVDGLAFWDLPTGSRIAYAYRPAAADAHRDTPVVFIPGGPGVADMRGDLEYFGQLTRDGFDVYVYDPLGVGRSTRLDDPRGYTLERDVEDLAAIRQQIGAERLILIGHSYGAVVAAGFLARYPEAVERVIFSSPGGLYSLPAAGGNNIQSRLTTGELVALYRLLLWPRATLIWGLVQVNPQAAHALGDDPEMDARYDRVYNRTRPSLHCRGKPLGDELHGLGFYTNAVPRQPWAWLRPALEGKPAPALVIKGACDYLTWDSADDYLRTLPNATLAYLTDAGHNAYQDQPERFLADVRAFLLGESPRDALHDARKPAGYEGPD; encoded by the coding sequence ATGGCCGCGTCATCCGAAAAGAGGCTCGGGATCACCACACGCTGGCGCTGGCTCGGCTTGAGCTTGATCGTGCTGCTGGCCGCGGTAGCTGGTTTGGGAGCGCTCCTGGCCACGGCCGTGGTCATCGCCGCGCCGGTCGTGTTTCTCTCGGCAGGGCTGTTGGTCTTCCTCGGAGTCGCGTCGGGAGGGATATGGCTGGCCACACGGCGCCTCCCCCGCGACCGCAGGGAGCGCACTCGCCGGATCGCCTTCGCGGTCGGTACCCTGGCCGGGATCTCCGTCTTCTGCCTCACTATGCTCGTGCCGCTTCAAGATCCGCGGCTGCCACCCGCGCCCGTCGACGGGTTGGCGTTCTGGGATCTGCCCACCGGCTCGCGCATCGCCTACGCGTACCGCCCAGCCGCCGCCGACGCTCATCGTGACACCCCTGTCGTCTTTATCCCCGGCGGACCAGGCGTTGCCGACATGCGCGGCGACTTGGAGTACTTCGGCCAGCTCACCCGGGACGGCTTCGACGTCTACGTCTACGACCCCCTGGGCGTCGGCCGATCAACGCGCCTGGACGACCCGCGCGGCTACACGCTGGAGCGGGACGTGGAGGATCTCGCGGCGATCCGGCAACAGATCGGAGCGGAGCGCTTGATCCTGATCGGCCACTCTTACGGCGCCGTGGTTGCCGCCGGGTTCCTAGCCCGGTACCCGGAGGCGGTGGAGCGGGTGATCTTCTCGTCCCCTGGTGGCCTGTACTCCCTTCCGGCCGCAGGCGGCAACAACATCCAGAGCCGGCTGACGACGGGGGAGCTGGTGGCGCTCTACCGCCTCTTGCTCTGGCCGCGGGCGACCCTGATCTGGGGCCTGGTTCAGGTCAACCCCCAGGCCGCCCACGCGCTGGGCGACGATCCCGAGATGGATGCCCGATACGACCGGGTCTACAACCGCACCCGTCCCTCTCTGCATTGCCGGGGCAAGCCGCTTGGCGATGAGCTGCACGGCCTGGGCTTCTACACGAACGCGGTACCGAGGCAACCGTGGGCGTGGCTCCGCCCCGCGCTGGAGGGCAAGCCCGCTCCTGCGCTGGTGATCAAGGGTGCCTGCGACTACCTGACCTGGGACTCGGCCGATGACTACCTGCGCACGCTCCCCAACGCCACGCTTGCCTACCTGACCGACGCCGGCCATAACGCCTACCAGGACCAGCCCGAGCGTTTCCTGGCCGACGTCCGAGCCTTCCTGCTGGGGGAATCCCCGCGAGACGCGCTGCACGACGCGCGCAAGCCAGCCGGCTATGAGGGGCCCGACTAG
- a CDS encoding sensor histidine kinase, which yields MRDTTDALSSPLQIPAASPGTATAAEQALPRTITPSHWIPLAAALLSFVMIAWVVVNLASGWVGFATFVPNGLLGGMEAAISLARLFAALVLVLIVADGVGARLRWLAAGFVVLGLGQFAFGYIEPILVEETSLDQALYEMILVRALAAALFVIGLVSREPPRFTVRSAVGVALVTAACVVGYVALSRWGLVPPLVMIGSLDEAARRGIAPMTWLTGWHWAVAAVPFGLAVVAGVGSLWRYRRGEIGGWVPLGIILLAGSELHDSLWPSAYGNSALLNTADVLRLTMAAVIVAGGALELKRLAAERARLLASERERARRLEELTRLKADFTAMVAHELGYPLSAIRRLTELLARDGVNPELRNRTLASILRETDALDTLVADVQAMATVERDDFRVDPHPIPVSSLVEIAVAHSEAHPEGRAPLGVSLDGLAGDELVLADRERIGQVLRNLLCNAARYSPPESPIELRVAAAYGGRVRVEVSDHGPGIHPDDLERIFDKFARGRNGHAGSAAGVGLGLYLARRIVRAHGSDITVQSSPGAGSTFAFELTGVAGT from the coding sequence GTGAGGGACACGACCGACGCGCTGAGTAGTCCCCTCCAGATCCCGGCGGCGTCGCCCGGTACTGCGACGGCTGCCGAACAAGCCCTACCCCGCACCATCACACCGAGCCACTGGATCCCGCTCGCGGCCGCCCTGCTCTCCTTTGTGATGATCGCCTGGGTGGTGGTGAACCTGGCGAGCGGCTGGGTCGGGTTCGCGACGTTCGTCCCCAACGGCCTCCTCGGGGGCATGGAAGCGGCGATCTCTCTCGCCCGGCTCTTCGCGGCCCTGGTCCTGGTGTTAATCGTCGCCGACGGTGTGGGCGCGCGCCTGCGGTGGCTGGCCGCGGGGTTCGTCGTCCTCGGGCTGGGTCAGTTCGCGTTCGGGTACATCGAGCCGATCCTGGTCGAGGAGACCAGCCTGGACCAAGCCCTCTACGAGATGATCCTCGTGCGGGCGCTCGCGGCCGCCCTCTTCGTCATCGGGTTAGTGTCCCGTGAGCCGCCACGCTTCACCGTACGGTCCGCCGTTGGTGTCGCACTCGTCACCGCAGCGTGCGTGGTCGGGTACGTGGCGCTAAGCCGGTGGGGACTGGTCCCCCCGCTGGTCATGATCGGTAGCCTTGATGAGGCCGCTCGGCGTGGCATCGCGCCGATGACTTGGCTGACCGGCTGGCATTGGGCAGTCGCGGCCGTGCCCTTCGGGCTCGCCGTCGTCGCGGGCGTCGGTTCCCTCTGGCGCTATCGGCGTGGCGAGATCGGGGGTTGGGTGCCCCTGGGGATCATCCTGCTGGCCGGCTCGGAGTTGCACGATTCGCTCTGGCCTTCTGCCTACGGCAACTCGGCGCTCCTCAACACCGCAGACGTCCTGCGCCTGACGATGGCGGCAGTGATCGTCGCCGGTGGCGCGCTGGAGCTAAAGCGCCTTGCGGCGGAGCGCGCACGGCTGCTGGCCTCCGAGCGCGAGCGCGCCCGGCGCCTGGAGGAGCTGACGCGACTCAAGGCCGATTTCACCGCCATGGTCGCGCACGAGCTCGGCTACCCGCTCTCCGCCATTCGGCGGCTGACCGAGCTGCTCGCCCGGGACGGCGTCAACCCGGAACTCCGCAACCGCACCCTCGCCTCGATCCTCCGGGAGACGGATGCGCTGGATACCCTGGTCGCCGATGTCCAGGCGATGGCGACGGTCGAGCGCGACGACTTTCGGGTCGACCCGCACCCGATCCCCGTCAGCTCCCTTGTCGAAATCGCCGTTGCGCACTCCGAGGCCCATCCAGAAGGTCGAGCACCCCTCGGGGTCTCCCTCGACGGCCTCGCAGGCGATGAGTTGGTCCTGGCCGATCGCGAGCGGATCGGACAGGTCCTGCGCAACCTCCTCTGCAACGCGGCCAGGTATTCGCCTCCTGAGAGCCCGATCGAGCTGCGCGTTGCCGCGGCGTACGGGGGACGCGTCCGCGTCGAAGTGTCCGACCACGGACCGGGGATCCACCCCGATGACCTCGAGCGAATCTTCGACAAGTTCGCCCGGGGTCGAAACGGGCATGCGGGATCGGCCGCCGGCGTCGGATTGGGCCTGTACCTTGCCCGGCGGATCGTGCGCGCCCACGGCTCGGATATCACGGTGCAATCCAGTCCAGGCGCCGGCTCGACCTTCGCGTTCGAACTGACGGGGGTCGCCGGGACGTAG
- the truB gene encoding tRNA pseudouridine(55) synthase TruB codes for MDLHGFLVVDKPRGVTSHDVVALVRRRLRMRRVGHAGTLDPAASGVLVVAAGAATRLIDRVQDGEKQYVAHIVLGAETDSADAEGRLISAAPAYVAAPSLMTIEQALTPLIGTISQVPPAHSAIKVGGQALYHRARRGEQVEVPARTVTVHSIRVLAYDYPDLLLAIDCGKGVYVRSIARDLGRALGTGAYLHALLRTAVGQFTLGQAWTAAEIEELLEPHTWPLMALHPDVALSHAPALILDRDAVTAWYHGRPVPTGRRPPDAAVEARVYDQDGSWLGVATADAERRRWRPRQVVAH; via the coding sequence ATGGATCTCCACGGCTTCCTGGTCGTCGACAAGCCACGCGGCGTCACATCGCACGACGTCGTCGCCCTGGTGCGACGCAGGCTACGTATGCGCCGCGTCGGCCACGCCGGCACCCTGGACCCTGCCGCGTCCGGCGTCCTCGTCGTCGCCGCGGGCGCAGCGACCCGGCTGATCGACCGCGTCCAAGACGGCGAAAAGCAGTACGTCGCCCACATCGTCCTTGGCGCCGAAACGGACAGCGCCGACGCTGAAGGCCGACTCATCTCCGCCGCGCCAGCATACGTGGCCGCACCCTCCCTCATGACCATCGAGCAGGCCCTCACGCCACTGATCGGAACCATCAGCCAGGTCCCGCCGGCTCATTCCGCCATCAAAGTCGGTGGCCAGGCGCTCTACCATCGTGCCCGCCGCGGCGAACAGGTCGAGGTTCCAGCCCGCACCGTCACCGTCCACTCGATCCGCGTTCTGGCCTACGACTATCCCGACCTGCTGCTCGCCATCGATTGCGGTAAGGGCGTCTACGTCCGCAGCATCGCGCGCGATCTCGGCCGCGCACTGGGAACCGGCGCCTACCTCCACGCCCTGCTCCGCACCGCTGTCGGGCAGTTCACTCTGGGGCAGGCGTGGACCGCCGCGGAGATTGAAGAACTCCTTGAGCCGCACACGTGGCCGCTCATGGCGCTCCACCCGGACGTCGCGCTATCTCACGCTCCGGCGCTCATCCTCGATCGCGACGCGGTAACCGCGTGGTATCATGGGCGACCGGTACCAACCGGTCGCCGGCCGCCCGACGCGGCCGTCGAGGCGCGCGTCTACGATCAGGACGGTTCCTGGTTGGGTGTGGCGACGGCCGATGCCGAGCGGCGCCGGTGGCGCCCACGGCAGGTCGTGGCCCATTGA